A single region of the Liolophura sinensis isolate JHLJ2023 chromosome 9, CUHK_Ljap_v2, whole genome shotgun sequence genome encodes:
- the LOC135475544 gene encoding peptidoglycan-recognition protein SD-like isoform X1, giving the protein MMRVIVITIVEAILGLTGAVVGASDCACATLSVHIRDGPGASHNILSTLIPPHCVPYKGEQKLSEGLTWAKVSYNGKDGWIAVNWIAIRTCGTTPTKDAHGSYGDVRLPGCPHIVTRAEWGARNSQGGPWPLTQIPKGIFIHHSATGSCYNQQSCAAEVRSFQNYHMDSKHWGDVAYSFIVGEDGDVYEGRGWNQIGAHTYGHNHDALGFCVIGTFTGHLPNDAALSAVRRLIDCAVQNGKVIKNYSLKGHRDVSSTECPGQKLYDLIRTWPHYG; this is encoded by the exons AT GATGAGGGTGATAGTAATAACCATAGTAGAGGCGATCCTAGGATTAACTGGTGCTGTGGTGGGCGCCAGTGACTGCGCATGTGCCACACTTAGCGTTCACATACGCGATGGCCCTGGAGCGAGTCACAACATACTGAGCACTCTCATACCTCCACACTGCGTACCGTACAAGGGCGAGCAAAAACTGTCTGAGGGACTGACCTGGGCCAAGGTCAGCTACAATGGCAAG GACGGTTGGATAGCTGTGAACTGGATTGCAATTCGAACCTGTGGCACAACACCGACAAAGGACGCACATG GTAGCTACGGTGACGTCCGTCTGCCAGGCTGCCCCCACATTGTTACCCGGGCAGAGTGGGGTGCCCGGAACAGTCAAGGAGGACCCTGGCCGCTAACACAGATCCCTAAGGGCATCTTCATCCATCACTCTGCTACCGGAAGCTGTTACAATCAGCAGAGCTGCGCGGCTGAGGTGCGCAGTTTTCAGAACTACCACATGGACAGCAAGC ATTGGGGGGATGTAGCGTATAGCTTTATAGTCGGCGAGGATGGGGATGTCTATGAGGGGCGTGGCTGGAACCAGATCGGGGCCCATACGTACGGCCACAACCATGATGCTTTGG GATTTTGTGTCATCGGTACCTTCACTGGTCATCTCCCAAACGATGCCGCGCTAAGCGCTGTTCGTCGCCTTATAGACTGTGCTGTCCAGAATGGAAAGGTTATTAAGAACTATTCCCTAAAAGGTCACAGAGACGTGTCATCAACGGAGTGCCCCGGTCAGAAGCTGTACGATCTTATCCGAACATGGCCACACTATGGATAA
- the LOC135475544 gene encoding peptidoglycan-recognition protein SD-like isoform X2, translating into MRVIVITIVEAILGLTGAVVGASDCACATLSVHIRDGPGASHNILSTLIPPHCVPYKGEQKLSEGLTWAKVSYNGKDGWIAVNWIAIRTCGTTPTKDAHGSYGDVRLPGCPHIVTRAEWGARNSQGGPWPLTQIPKGIFIHHSATGSCYNQQSCAAEVRSFQNYHMDSKHWGDVAYSFIVGEDGDVYEGRGWNQIGAHTYGHNHDALGFCVIGTFTGHLPNDAALSAVRRLIDCAVQNGKVIKNYSLKGHRDVSSTECPGQKLYDLIRTWPHYG; encoded by the exons ATGAGGGTGATAGTAATAACCATAGTAGAGGCGATCCTAGGATTAACTGGTGCTGTGGTGGGCGCCAGTGACTGCGCATGTGCCACACTTAGCGTTCACATACGCGATGGCCCTGGAGCGAGTCACAACATACTGAGCACTCTCATACCTCCACACTGCGTACCGTACAAGGGCGAGCAAAAACTGTCTGAGGGACTGACCTGGGCCAAGGTCAGCTACAATGGCAAG GACGGTTGGATAGCTGTGAACTGGATTGCAATTCGAACCTGTGGCACAACACCGACAAAGGACGCACATG GTAGCTACGGTGACGTCCGTCTGCCAGGCTGCCCCCACATTGTTACCCGGGCAGAGTGGGGTGCCCGGAACAGTCAAGGAGGACCCTGGCCGCTAACACAGATCCCTAAGGGCATCTTCATCCATCACTCTGCTACCGGAAGCTGTTACAATCAGCAGAGCTGCGCGGCTGAGGTGCGCAGTTTTCAGAACTACCACATGGACAGCAAGC ATTGGGGGGATGTAGCGTATAGCTTTATAGTCGGCGAGGATGGGGATGTCTATGAGGGGCGTGGCTGGAACCAGATCGGGGCCCATACGTACGGCCACAACCATGATGCTTTGG GATTTTGTGTCATCGGTACCTTCACTGGTCATCTCCCAAACGATGCCGCGCTAAGCGCTGTTCGTCGCCTTATAGACTGTGCTGTCCAGAATGGAAAGGTTATTAAGAACTATTCCCTAAAAGGTCACAGAGACGTGTCATCAACGGAGTGCCCCGGTCAGAAGCTGTACGATCTTATCCGAACATGGCCACACTATGGATAA